The segment TTGGACGTGTGGAAAGAGATTCGGGACGAGTTGAGCGACGCGTTCTGCGGAAATCCGGCGACTGCGGAACAAGCTGCACTGGCGGCGGTCGTTGAGCGGTATCAAATCCCCAAGCAATTCATTTTCGACATGGTCAATGGAGCCGACTACTGGATTCGGTTTCGCAATTTTCAAACCTGGGAGCAGCTCGATACGTTTGCATCGAACCTTGGCGGCAGCGCGATGGCCGCGTCATGCAAACTTGTTGGCGTAAGCAAACCGGGCTATGAAGTTCCAGCGCTCAAGTGTGGCAAAGCAATTTTTTTGACGCAACGACTTGCGAAGTGCTACACCGATTTGAAGGCGAATCGAAACTTCCTGGCAGCAGAGGATCTCGACAGATTCAAGCTCGAAATCCATCGAGTCAAAATGAAGCAGGAGTGCCCGGAACTGAAGCGATTCGTTCGCTTTACTGCTTCTCGGCTAGAGAAACTTTTTGTAGAAGCCGGAAAACTGATTCCGTATCTGAATTTTGACGGCGCGAGATCAGTCACGTCACTGCTGTGTATGCACTGGCGGATGTTGACTCGGTTGAGGCTTGAACCTGAGAGCATTTACAACCCTCAAGGCGTTCTTACCCGCAGAGATTTGCTAGGCCTCAAATCCCGACATGTTCTTGGCGTCGAAGGCGGGATACCGATTATTCCAAATCGCAACGACCATCATTGATATGCAGAATTCGAGGTGTGCATCTGCTAATCCCTCCACTCGCCGCAAATTCGTTGCATTCGATTCGCCCTCGGTCGGAGTCGTATTGTGCGGGAAAAACCGGGGTAAATGGTGCAGCCCCATCTCTGGGAATCCCGATTCGAAAGAGGTAGTCGTTTTCTTGCACCTGGCATCAGCCGCCCATTGGAAGTGCGTTCCGGACTGGCGACCGCAAACTGTTGAGGGAACTGATGAAGAGTAAAAAGTCGCGTCGATCGAACCGTAGAGTGGTTTCTGGAA is part of the Mariniblastus fucicola genome and harbors:
- a CDS encoding squalene/phytoene synthase family protein, translating into MATAIPMPTSNETLQRGFKSARSAVRSMFRDSIWVCNNLPGEKRRELDVLGSHLVRCLDMLDLESSEGLPLDVWKEIRDELSDAFCGNPATAEQAALAAVVERYQIPKQFIFDMVNGADYWIRFRNFQTWEQLDTFASNLGGSAMAASCKLVGVSKPGYEVPALKCGKAIFLTQRLAKCYTDLKANRNFLAAEDLDRFKLEIHRVKMKQECPELKRFVRFTASRLEKLFVEAGKLIPYLNFDGARSVTSLLCMHWRMLTRLRLEPESIYNPQGVLTRRDLLGLKSRHVLGVEGGIPIIPNRNDHH